In bacterium, the DNA window GCATATTTTTTCGGAGCTGTTCTAACCATAATAATAATATTTTTAGTTGGCCTGACTGTTTATGATTCCATACAGATGCATCGGTTAGAGTCTAAAATTGTCCAGTTAAAGTTGGGCGATTCGAGGGAAAAAGCAATTCAAATACTGGGCAAACCGGATTATAGTTGGAATAAAGGAGAGCCCGAATTTACCATTTTTGGAAAACAGAAATACTATGAAAATTCGGGAATGGCATATGGGAAAATTATGGATTGGGAAAACGCCTTTTATTCTGATTTTCCTTATTTTTATCCTTTTAAATTTCGTTTGTTTGGTCCTGGGAAAGACGACATTTCGATATATTTTAACGGGAAAGACCGGATTTCGAAAATAGAAATGCCTAAAGAATAAACAAAACAAACCGGGACAGACACCTATTTCTTTAAGATTGAAACCGGAATTTTAAGGTCTATAATAGATTTAAAAGTGGTAGAAAACCCACAAATTACGAATTCGTATATTATATGTTATACAAAAAGGAATAATCATGAAACATCTGTATTTAACAATAGGTTTTCTTTGCTGCAGTAATATATTTATGACTTTTGCTTGGTATGGTCATCTTAAAAATTTAAACCATAAAACATGGATATTTGCGGCGCTTATCAGTTGGGGAATAGCGCTTTTTGAATATTTATTGCAGGTACCCGCAAACAGAATTGGACATCAGGTTATGAGTGTTGGGCAACTAAAGATTCTTCAGGAAATAATCACATTAACTGTCTTTATCCCATTTTCAATCTTTTTTATGAAAGAGAAAATTACACAAGATTATATTTTTGCCGGATTATGCTTGCTCGGCGCCATATTTTTTATGTTCAGGGTAAAAATATTCGGAGTATAATTCCGGGGACGAAACATTTAATTCGAATAGCCGGCAACAGGCGCCTGATTAAATAATATTGGGGAACGGGAAAAATGAAACAATGGTATGAAGAATTATTTGAGAATTATGCTGAAAAGTATGATAAAGAAGTGTTCACCAGAGGGACAGTCGGAGAATGCGATTTTATTGAGAGGGAAGTCAACTATGACAAAACAGCGAAAATACTTGATATCGGATGCGGAACAGGACGGCATTCGATAGAGCTGTCCAAAAGAGGCTACGCTGTTACCGGAATCGATTTATCCGAATCACAGTTACAGCGCGCCAGATTAAAAGCGTCCGGGCAGTCGCTTAAAATCGATTTTCAAAAGCATGACGCAAGAGCCCCGCATTTTTCAAATGCCTTTGATTTAGCGATTATGTTGTGCGAAGGCGGGTTTTCTCTTATGGAAACAGACGAGATGAACTTCCAAATCCTGCAAAACGCCGCAAGGGCGTTAAAAGACAACGGGAAGTTGATATTCACAACATTAAACGGATTGTTCCCGCTGTTTCATTCTGTCAATGAATTCTATGAGTCGGAGCAGAAAGAAGGCCAGTCCCAGTGTAAGGGGTGCTCTTTTGATCTGATGACTTTCCGTGATTATAACACCGTTGTTCTTGAGGACGATTCTGGCAGAAAAAGGGAGCTTAAGTGCAACGAACGTTATTATGTGCCCAGCGAGATAACGTGGCTTTTAAAGACGCTAGGATATAAAAAAATCGATATCTTTGGTTCAAAACTCGGAGCTTTCAGCCGGAATGACGCTTTAACGACTAAAGACTTTGAAATGTTGGTGGTAGCGGAAAAGTAACAACCGGCAACAGGCGTCTATTTCAGAAAAAGGGAACGTTTCTATTTTTTACTTGCCTGAATAAATAACAGCCAACAGGAAAACACTTCCTTAAATAAAAAACATCTTGTTCCCCCTTCCTGACAAAACATTACTTCGAAGCCTCCGAAGCGAAACTTCGGACAGAGGAAAAAATCTTCATGGAAAGAAATCACAGCTGTTTTTAATCGGCTTTTTGGAGAACATCCTTGAATATAGGGGAAAAACGGAGGATAATAAATACGGACTGTAAGGTTTGTTAATAGACAAAAATTATTCAGGGATTCTTTAAGATTAACCTGCCATGCGAACTCATAAGAAAAGTTTATTTCTTTTTTTCAGATTATCAGGTGTGTTTTTTAAATTTGGCACAATCCTGTTTGTTCTGTCCGGATTAGCTCCCGCGGATACATTCTATGTTACAAATACCGATGACAGCGGCGCCGGTTCGCTCCGGCAGGCTATAACCGATGGCAATGCGAGCGGTGTCGATGCCACAATCGAATTTCAGACAGAAGGAACAATTACCCTGGCTTCCGCACTGCCCGCTTTGGTTGTCAAAACGACTTTTGACCTTGCCGATTACAATGTTACTATCGAGGCTAACAGCGGAAGCAGCACCGCCGATTCCTTTAAAGTTGATAACGGCGCGGCGGGGACAGGTGTTTTTACCGTAGGAGCCGGTTCGACCTGGACTAACAGCAACGACCTTTATGTCGGGCATTCAGGAGTTGGAGACTTTGCCGTATCCGGCGGCGGCCTGGTAGACAGTGATTACGGGGTTATCGGGTATAATGTCGGTTCGGAGGGCGCGGCTGTTGTGACGGGTGCAGGTTCCGTCTGGACCGCCAGCGTCGAATTTTATGTAGGTTACACCGGCACCGGAACATTGACCATCTCTGACGCCGGAATGGTGCTTAATCCATCCGGAACCATCGGGAATGAAGCAGGTTCTGACGGGACCGTTACTGTGACCGGCGCGGGTTCAACATGGATAAGCAATACAGGCCTTAGCGTCGGATACTCTGGCACAGGCGCGTTGAATATTTCTGACGGCGGCTCTGTAAGCAGCACAGGTTTCGGGTATATCGGTTCCGAAGTTGGCTCTGAAGGAACCGTGACAATGGCCGGCGCGGGTTCAACATGGACTAATACCGGTAATTTATATGTCGGCCGGTTTGGGACAGGAACATTGACCGTTTCCGGTTCCACCGTGGATAACAGCGCCGAACTTTATGTCGGTTCTACAGGCAATGGGAATATGACAGTTTCCGATGGAGGTGAAGTAAATAATACCACCGGAGTAATCGGTTATAATTTGGCGAGTGAGGGAACAGTTGCTATAACAGACGCGGGTTCAAGCTGGGTAAACAGCGATGAATTGTATATAGGCTATACCGGCACGGGCACGATGACGGTATCCGACGGCGGGGGCGTAGAAAATACTAACGGGGTTATAGGTTATGAAGCCGGCGCTGAAGGAACTGCTACTGTAACAGGTGTTGGATCCACATGGGCTAACAGTAACCATCTTCTTGTTGGGTATACGGGAACCGGGACACTGACTATATCCGCAGGCGGCTCAGTAAGTAATGCGGGGCGGGGCTATATTGGTTTTGAAGCGGATTCCGAAGGTACATTGAATGTAACCGGCGCCGGGTCGACCTGGGCCAGCACCCAAAACATTTATGTCGGCCGCGTTGGAACGGGAACCCTGACAGTTTCAGGCGGCACAGTGGATGGCACCGCCGAGCTTTATGTCGGATACACTGATCCCGGCGTAGGGACTATGACGATTTCTAACAGCGGTGACGTGAGCGATACCAATGGAGTTATAGGTTATGAAGCCGACTCTGAAGGAACTGTTACTGTAACAGGAGCCGGGTCTATCTGGAATAACAGCGCCAACCTTTATGTAGGTTACACCGGTACCGGCACTCTGAATGTTTCTGATAACGGCTCTGTAAGTGTAAACAACGGGGCAGGAACACTTACTCTCGCTGAGGATGCAGGTTCAGTCGGCACTCTTAATATAGGCGAAGGGTTATCAGCGGGCGTTGTCAATGCTGATGATATTTTTGGGAATGACGGTACGGCAACAATTAATTTTAACCATAATGAAAACTCTTACATCTTCGCGCCTGATATTGCGGGGACTCTCGATGTTAACCACAACGGCGATGGAACTACGATTCTTGCCGGCGCAACCACTTATACGGGTGACACAACCGTTAACGCCGGAACACTTGATGTATACACAGACAGAACATTGACCGGGAATCTGAATGTTGCGGGAGGGGTTCTTTATTTGAGGTCAGGGGCACTTACAATCACCAATGATTATACGCAGGCGGCTGACACCACTCTCAAGCTGGACGTTACGGGTTCTGCTGTTGCCGGTTCGGTAGTATCAGCGGGCACTACTACTATATCTGCGAACAGTTCTTTACATGTTAATGTCACGGGATATACAGCCAACGGTTCCGCATACACAATTATTGACGGCCCGGCGGCAGGCGGCCTTGTTAACGTCCCCGGGACTATTACAGATAGCAGCGCTGTTTTGACATTCGCGGGGACAACGGATAATGATGACCTTACACTTACAGCAACCAGAGCAAACACATATACATCTCTTGGGGTAACAGAAAATGAAAAAGCCGCGGGTACAGCTCTCGAAGCCGCAGGCGGTGACGGGACAGGTGATATGATGACTGTTCTCGGGCAGTTAGACCAGTTAACTTCTCAAACCGATGTCCAGAACGCTCTTTCCCAGGTGACCCCGTCAGTTGACGCGGGTGTGATGGATATAGGATACACAACAATAACCCTGTTTCAGGAAAAGGTCACAGACCATCTGGCCGATACAAGAAGCGGATTGGCCGCAGGGGATGCTTTTAAAGACGTTGATATCTGGGCAAAAGGGTTCGGTAACTATTTAGACCAGGATAAGCGCGACCATATAGACGGGTATAAAGCCCACACGCTGGGAACGACTATCGGTGTAGATTTCCTTGTAGCCGATCCCGTGAGAATAGGGATAAGCGGAGGATACGCGTTCAGCAGGGTCGATTCCAAACAGTCAAATATCGGGGATACCGATATTGATTCTTATCAGGGTACAATCTACGGCGGTTATGACGGCGGGCCGTTCTATAT includes these proteins:
- a CDS encoding DMT family protein, which produces MKHLYLTIGFLCCSNIFMTFAWYGHLKNLNHKTWIFAALISWGIALFEYLLQVPANRIGHQVMSVGQLKILQEIITLTVFIPFSIFFMKEKITQDYIFAGLCLLGAIFFMFRVKIFGV
- a CDS encoding class I SAM-dependent methyltransferase, translating into MKQWYEELFENYAEKYDKEVFTRGTVGECDFIEREVNYDKTAKILDIGCGTGRHSIELSKRGYAVTGIDLSESQLQRARLKASGQSLKIDFQKHDARAPHFSNAFDLAIMLCEGGFSLMETDEMNFQILQNAARALKDNGKLIFTTLNGLFPLFHSVNEFYESEQKEGQSQCKGCSFDLMTFRDYNTVVLEDDSGRKRELKCNERYYVPSEITWLLKTLGYKKIDIFGSKLGAFSRNDALTTKDFEMLVVAEK
- a CDS encoding autotransporter domain-containing protein, translated to MFFKFGTILFVLSGLAPADTFYVTNTDDSGAGSLRQAITDGNASGVDATIEFQTEGTITLASALPALVVKTTFDLADYNVTIEANSGSSTADSFKVDNGAAGTGVFTVGAGSTWTNSNDLYVGHSGVGDFAVSGGGLVDSDYGVIGYNVGSEGAAVVTGAGSVWTASVEFYVGYTGTGTLTISDAGMVLNPSGTIGNEAGSDGTVTVTGAGSTWISNTGLSVGYSGTGALNISDGGSVSSTGFGYIGSEVGSEGTVTMAGAGSTWTNTGNLYVGRFGTGTLTVSGSTVDNSAELYVGSTGNGNMTVSDGGEVNNTTGVIGYNLASEGTVAITDAGSSWVNSDELYIGYTGTGTMTVSDGGGVENTNGVIGYEAGAEGTATVTGVGSTWANSNHLLVGYTGTGTLTISAGGSVSNAGRGYIGFEADSEGTLNVTGAGSTWASTQNIYVGRVGTGTLTVSGGTVDGTAELYVGYTDPGVGTMTISNSGDVSDTNGVIGYEADSEGTVTVTGAGSIWNNSANLYVGYTGTGTLNVSDNGSVSVNNGAGTLTLAEDAGSVGTLNIGEGLSAGVVNADDIFGNDGTATINFNHNENSYIFAPDIAGTLDVNHNGDGTTILAGATTYTGDTTVNAGTLDVYTDRTLTGNLNVAGGVLYLRSGALTITNDYTQAADTTLKLDVTGSAVAGSVVSAGTTTISANSSLHVNVTGYTANGSAYTIIDGPAAGGLVNVPGTITDSSAVLTFAGTTDNDDLTLTATRANTYTSLGVTENEKAAGTALEAAGGDGTGDMMTVLGQLDQLTSQTDVQNALSQVTPSVDAGVMDIGYTTITLFQEKVTDHLADTRSGLAAGDAFKDVDIWAKGFGNYLDQDKRDHIDGYKAHTLGTTIGVDFLVADPVRIGISGGYAFSRVDSKQSNIGDTDIDSYQGTIYGGYDGGPFYIDVAGSFAYNKYEGSRNINFGGIARTADSDYDGQQYSAYIGGGYTFETNGLEITPMASLRYIYLYLDDYTESGADALNLKVDSQDYDFLQSGLGARFAYPIRNADMTFIPEIHGMWLYDFVGDEQQATSTFTGGGASFKTDGADPAQNSFNVGGSLTFIMTNNWSLLLSYDFEGKEDFIGHSGSVTMKYGF